The following are encoded together in the Opitutus sp. ER46 genome:
- a CDS encoding LysR substrate-binding domain-containing protein, with product MRQSVSLSSPENARERGMDLRRLRYFVAVASTLNFRAAAEGLHISAPALSKQIKLLEQYLGLQLLDRTTTQVRLTHPGAVFLTEARDVLTRADRAVELVREAARGYLGRLVIGNSGGLIMSQVLPAYLATYGGRYPDVKLAMVDLEQTDQLAALENHTIDLGFIPLVAPYTLPAAIGHTVAFSAPVRAMVSEQHPLASEPAVTPEKLGTARIVVLQGATTSLHARNVSTLLARFAVAPNELEFVRGSDSLRAVVASGRAISLMASSHAKPQADGVVFLPIDATPPPTIDLVAIWRRPDDSALVRNFLEVVTAQREPRPAAVP from the coding sequence ATGCGCCAATCGGTTTCACTTTCCAGCCCGGAGAATGCGCGCGAACGCGGCATGGATCTGCGTCGCCTCCGATACTTCGTCGCCGTCGCCTCCACGCTCAATTTCCGCGCGGCGGCAGAAGGGCTGCACATCTCCGCTCCGGCGCTCAGCAAGCAGATCAAGCTCCTGGAGCAATACCTGGGACTCCAGCTCCTCGACCGCACCACCACCCAGGTGCGCCTGACCCATCCCGGCGCCGTGTTCCTCACCGAGGCGCGCGACGTGCTCACCCGCGCCGATCGCGCCGTGGAACTCGTGCGCGAGGCCGCCAGGGGCTACCTCGGCCGGCTGGTGATCGGCAACTCCGGCGGCCTCATCATGAGTCAGGTGCTCCCGGCATATCTCGCCACCTACGGCGGCCGCTATCCCGACGTGAAGCTGGCGATGGTCGATCTCGAGCAAACCGACCAGCTCGCCGCCCTCGAGAATCACACCATCGACCTCGGTTTCATCCCCCTCGTTGCCCCCTACACCCTGCCCGCCGCCATCGGGCACACCGTCGCGTTCTCCGCCCCGGTGCGCGCCATGGTCAGCGAGCAGCATCCGCTTGCCTCGGAACCCGCCGTCACCCCGGAAAAACTCGGCACCGCCCGGATCGTCGTCCTGCAGGGCGCCACCACCTCCCTCCATGCGCGCAACGTGAGCACGCTGCTCGCCCGGTTCGCCGTGGCGCCCAACGAACTCGAATTCGTGCGCGGCAGCGACTCGCTCCGCGCCGTGGTGGCCAGCGGCCGCGCCATCTCCCTCATGGCGTCGAGTCATGCCAAACCCCAGGCCGATGGCGTCGTCTTTCTTCCCATCGACGCCACTCCGCCGCCGACGATCGACCTCGTTGCCATCTGGCGCCGCCCGGACGACTCCGCGCTCGTCCGGAACTTCCTCGAAGTGGTGACGGCCCAACGCGAGCCCCGTCCCGCCGCCGTCCCTTAA
- a CDS encoding methyl-accepting chemotaxis protein gives MKSFTIGKWVSLGFAVIIVIAIAAGGFTWTRMVAIRKQSEGLAERHLPGLYYVGIMKSSVSQNGFWVSDFLSRTDPADRVVAERELKRLSDEFAGIAKAYEAAIASPRERELFEAVRDAQAKYRVARNEALRLAREGDRRGAEAQWRGPGTDATVGYLKATQDLVDFNKATADAAGRHITAVTHSGERGALLAAAALVVMSLAIATFIVLRMRRLVRGLSSTLTRGSERVAETAGRLATGSEHLAAGSSQQAAALKQTDAALAHMGNVAERNAANAARATDISREARVAADSGVGEMRAMNSAMEGIKSAGDEIAKITRTIDTIAFQTNILALNAAVEAARAGEAGAGFSVVAEEVRALAQRSAAAAKETAGNIERTIHRTEEGVAISAKVATHLEAIVMKVREVDQLIGDVSAASGEQREGVQQIYTAIREMDRVVQRNVEAAGAETQASGELTEQAEILRRGVHQLTELFGVAAAAAREPAPAAKAPAGPVPPPAPERRAAPQLVAQ, from the coding sequence ATGAAGTCTTTCACCATCGGCAAATGGGTGAGCCTCGGGTTCGCCGTGATCATTGTGATTGCGATTGCGGCCGGCGGCTTCACGTGGACGCGCATGGTGGCGATCCGGAAGCAGAGTGAGGGGCTGGCGGAGCGGCATCTGCCGGGGCTCTATTATGTGGGGATCATGAAATCGTCGGTGTCTCAGAACGGCTTCTGGGTCTCCGACTTCCTCAGCCGGACGGATCCGGCCGACCGGGTGGTCGCGGAGCGCGAACTGAAGCGGCTGAGCGACGAGTTTGCCGGCATCGCCAAGGCCTATGAAGCGGCGATCGCCAGCCCACGGGAGCGGGAACTCTTTGAGGCGGTGCGCGACGCGCAGGCGAAGTATCGGGTCGCGCGCAACGAGGCGCTGCGGCTGGCGCGCGAAGGTGACCGACGCGGGGCCGAGGCGCAGTGGCGTGGGCCGGGCACGGACGCGACCGTGGGCTATCTCAAGGCGACGCAGGATCTCGTCGACTTCAACAAGGCGACGGCGGACGCGGCCGGTCGCCACATCACGGCGGTGACGCATTCCGGCGAACGCGGGGCGCTGCTGGCGGCCGCGGCCCTCGTGGTCATGTCGCTGGCGATCGCGACGTTCATCGTGCTGCGCATGCGCCGGCTCGTGCGCGGGCTGAGCTCGACCCTGACGCGGGGCTCCGAGCGGGTGGCGGAGACGGCCGGGCGACTGGCGACCGGAAGCGAGCATTTGGCGGCGGGCTCAAGCCAGCAGGCGGCGGCGCTGAAGCAGACCGATGCGGCGCTGGCGCACATGGGCAACGTGGCGGAGCGCAACGCGGCCAACGCGGCGCGCGCGACCGACATCTCGCGCGAGGCGCGGGTGGCGGCCGACAGCGGCGTGGGCGAGATGCGGGCGATGAACAGCGCGATGGAGGGCATCAAGTCCGCCGGCGACGAGATCGCGAAGATCACGCGCACGATCGACACCATTGCCTTCCAGACGAACATCCTCGCGCTCAACGCGGCCGTCGAAGCCGCGCGGGCGGGCGAGGCGGGCGCGGGATTTTCCGTCGTGGCGGAGGAGGTGCGCGCGCTGGCGCAGCGCAGCGCGGCGGCGGCGAAGGAGACCGCGGGCAACATCGAGCGGACGATCCATCGCACCGAGGAAGGGGTGGCGATCAGCGCCAAAGTGGCCACGCACCTCGAGGCGATCGTGATGAAGGTTCGCGAAGTGGACCAGTTGATCGGCGACGTGAGCGCGGCCAGCGGCGAGCAGCGCGAGGGCGTGCAGCAGATTTACACCGCGATCCGCGAGATGGACCGCGTGGTGCAGCGCAATGTCGAGGCGGCCGGGGCCGAGACCCAGGCGTCCGGCGAGTTGACGGAGCAGGCTGAAATTCTCCGTCGCGGGGTGCACCAGTTGACGGAGCTCTTTGGCGTGGCGGCGGCGGCGGCGCGGGAGCCGGCGCCGGCCGCGAAGGCACCTGCGGGGCCGGTGCCGCCACCGGCGCCGGAGCGCCGGGCAGCGCCCCAGTTGGTGGCGCAATGA